The genome window CACGGGCTTCGAGTTCTGGGTCCCGGACACGGAGAACACGACTCCGGAGGTCACCGCCTCCCTGGAGCGCGCCAACTCCGCGGCGATCCCGACCGTGAAGCTCGCGGGCGTCGACGCGGCGTACTGGTGCGAGACCCCCGACAAGAACCATTTGCGATGGGTCATGCCGTATGCCGAGGAGCGGCTTCTGGACGCTCTCGCGCGGCTGCACGCGGCGGGGCGCTCCAGCCTCGGCGAGGGCACCCGCCTGGTGGGCTCCTTCCGTGCTCACGGCCTCACCGTGCCGGTCTGGGACCTCCCCAGCGGGATCGGCGCGGACGACATCGAGAAGCCGGCCGCCGAGTTCGCCGAGCGGCTCGCCGCCGCGCTGGCCGACGAGTCCCCGCTGACCCCGGACGAGCGCCGGGCCCGCGGCGGCCTCACCAACCGGCAGGTCACGCTGAGCTGACCCACGCGCCCTCGCGACCGGTCGGCGACCGGTCGCCGACCGGTCGCCGACCGGTCGCTTGCGTGCGAAGTGTGGTGACTCCTGTCACAACTCCCCTACGTGACAGGCAAATTCGTGTCCGAATAGCCAAGACCGAATTTGCGAAGCGCCGATCTCTTGTTACGGTTCCATTAGCCCGGTTGCTGGTGCATCCCCCGTCGCCAGCAACCGGGTCTTTTCATGCCCGGATCCGGAACGGCTTCGTTGTACGGATCCCCGATGGGCGTCAACGCCCTTACGAACGGCCTGAGTTGCTCCCTGAGCGCAGCAACAGCGGCCCACCGCCGTCCGGAGCCGCGAACTCCGCCACAGCCGTGTACGCCCCCACTGCGCCCCGCGTACGCCCCCTTGGCGTCTCACACACCCCGGGCTCGTCGTGCGCGCCCACGGCACAGTGCATCCGTACGGTGTGCCCGCCGGGCGCCATCATGCTGAGGACCGAACTCAACTCCCGCCCGGTGGCGTTGCGGTAGTAGGTGCGGGCCCAGGTCTGCTCGCCCTGGGTGAGGACACATGTCTGCGCCTCGATGCCGTCGGGGGAGGTGAGTTCGGGGCCGCAGCGGGCGGCGGTGGCGAGCCCGAGGCCGAGCAGCCGCGACGAGCCGTCGGCTTCGCCGACCGCGTCGGTGCCACCCGCGGTGCCGTCTGCGGTGTCGTCCGCGGTGCCGCCCGTGCGGTCGGTGCCGTCCGCCGTCTTCTCGTCCCGCCCGCCCGCCTTCGGATCGGTGCGTCCGGAGGAATCGGAGGAGCCGGCGGAGGGGCCGGCGGATTTCTCGACGTCGCCGCCGGACCCGTCCGGGCTTCCGGTGGCGTCACCGCCGCCGACGGCGCCGAGGCCGGTGGCGTCGCCGACTCGCCCGGCGGCGCGGTCGAGTTCGGAGGTGAGGGCACGTTCGGACGTGGGTACGTCGCCGAGCGGGCCGGCGGACGCGGCGAGGGGCAGGCCCAGCGCTACGGCGACCGCGACGGTCAGCCCCGCGAGGCGGAGCCGGCGTGGATCCGGCCCGCCGCGCGCCGGATCGGGCGCTCGACGGCTCCGGGGTGGGGGAGCGCTGTGACGGCCGCGCGACGGGGCCCCGCGGCCCCCGGGAAGACGCTGCATGTGCGGAACATAACGACCGACCGGGGGCGCCCGGCCCCGCGCGCGCCGGGCGGGCTCAGAACTCGGGTGCGCTCACACCCGTACGAGTGAGGGCGTCGACGACCGCGTCCACGACCGCCTCGACATCGGGCACCCAGGGCGCGGCCGAGCCGGGCAGCGGTGCCCGCTCCCAGCGGATCTGGCCGTGACCGGTCTCGGAGGGGGGCAGGGCCAGATATCCGCCCTCGCTGTGGAAGCGGAGCGAGCCGGGGACGAAGTCCTTGGCGTAGAGCAGCTCGCCCAACTGCTCCATGGAGTACGGCGCGACGAGGATCGCCCAGCGGTGCGGGGCCGCGACCACGGGCCCGAGGCGCATACCGGTGCGGTCCAGCGCGGCGAGGGCACGGGAGGCGGCCAGGGCGGGCAGGCTCACCGCGCAGGGGGCGGCGGCGCCGGTGGCCAGGACGATCGGTGCCGTCGGCCGGTTGGTCCACCACCAGCGGACCATGCGCTCGTCCGTGGTGGCGGCGAGCAGCGGCGGGTCGAAGGGGTGAGCGCCGGGCACCACGCACTCCGGGTCCGGGCATCCGCAGCGGGCACGCCCCTGCGGGTCCGGCGCCACCCCCGGGAGTACGGGCCACTGCCATTCCGTCGCGAACGTCAGGGCCTGCTCAAGAAGCTCGGGCCTCCCGCCGTTGCGCTTGGACAGGAGCCTGCGTCGCTTTCCGGGGATCTCGCGCATGAGCGCTCGTCCTTTCCGTTGCACGCATGGCAACACCGTGGGTCACATCACAACATGTGTCGTTCACTGCACTGTGCGTACCTGCTGGCGCATCACACCCCTGTCGCGGACAAGGGGAACCCCTGCGGGCCGAGCTTCGGTTACGTCCGCGTCCATCGCTTGCGTCGACTTGCGTCTGTCAAAAGCATGGGCATGGCGTAGGGGTGGCGACGCCTGGCGTTTTACTGTCCCGCGTGTGCTCGCCGCCTCCGCCACGGGAGGATGGGGCTCGGTCGTCGGTGGATAGGACGCCCGGTTCCGTCGCCAGGTTCCGTGGCCTCCGCCACTCCTGGCCTTCACCGAGTACGTACCCATCACGACCGCTGTGACGCTCTGTTGAACAAGGCCAGTCGACCTCAATACACCGTTCACCACAACACTTTTTGGCCAACTTTGCTTTATCCAAAGGAGTGGACAAGAAGTTGACAGATGTCCAACAGGGCCACACGGACACCAGATATCCCAGCAGGACAATGCTGGACATCCCCTCACGAGTGCGTGTACATGTGGAGAGACTGCTAGCGGCGCAGAATGACATGGGGGTTTGCGATGCTTTTGAGCAATACGCACCGGTCGGAAAGCCGGACACCATGAACGCCCCTCACCCTCCGAAAGTGGCTGGAATCGATTCAACGGTTCCCTCCCCCGCACACACTGTCGCGCCCGCGCCCGCCGCCCCGGATGCCCCAACAGCCCCTTCCGCCACAGGACCGGGCACCGCTCCCGGGGCCGTTCTGCAGGACAGACTCGCGGGCTGGGTCTCGGACCTCACGACGCTGCACGAACTCACCGAACGTCTGGCCCGCACGGACTCACTCGACAGCGCCCTGAAGGAGACCCTGCACGCCGGAGCCGCCCTCGTCGGCGCCCGCCGCGGCCTCCTCGTCCTCGAACCGGGCGACGGACTCGGCCCGGACACCACCATCGGACTCGGCCTCGGCCGCGCCGACCTCGGGCACATCGAGACCGTGCCGCGCAGCTCCCTGCCGTACGGCCGCATCCTCGACGGGCTGCCGGGCGGCGACGGCGAGATCGCCCAGCCCGACCTGTTCGCCGAGGACGGCCTCGACCCCCGCCATCGCGAGGTCGCCGCCCGGCTCGGATACGCGGCGAGCTACGCGCTCCCCCTGTCCCCCGAGGGAGCCGGCCGGCTCGGCGCCGCGGTCTGGCTGTACGACGAGCCCGCGGAGCCGGTCGAGCGGCAGCGGCATCTCGTCGGGCTGTACGCGCGGTACGCCGCCGAGCATCTGGCGCGGCTGGTCGAGGTCGAGCGCACGCGCGCGTGCATGGCGACCATCGCCGAGGAACTGCTCCCGTCCCGGCTGCCCCGGGTCGCCGGTGTCCAGCTCGCCGCCCGGCACCGCACCGGGCCGCGCGGCGGTGGTGACTGGTACGACGCGCTGCCGCTGCCGGACGCCGCGCTCGGCCTCGCGGTCGGCTCGGTCACCGGGTCGGGGCCCAGCGCGATCGCCGCGATGGGACGGCTGCGGGCCTCGCTGCGGGCGTACGCCGTGATGGAGGGCGAGGACCCCGTCGCCGTCCTCTCCGACCTCGAACTGCTCCTGCGGCTCACCGAGCCCGCCCGCTCCGCCACCGCGCTCTTCGCCTACGTCGAGCCCGCGCTGCGCAAGATCACGCTGGCCGGGGCCGGGCACAGTCCGCCGCTGGTCATCGGCGAGCGGCGGACGGAGTTCGTGGAGACGTCCCTGTCGGCGCCGCTCGGCATGCTCGCCTGCTGGGAGGCACCGAGCGTGGAGCTGACCGCCGCACCAGGAGAAACCGTCCTGCTCTACACCGACGGCCTCCTCCAGCGCACGGGCGACCCCGTCGACCGCGCCTTCGCCCGCCTCCACGCCGCCGCCGCCGGCGTCCCCCGGGCCCTGCGCACCGACCCGGGCGCCCTCGCCGACCACATCCTCCGCACCGTCCTCCCGAACCGCCTCGACGAGGCCGACGACACGGAGGACGTGGTGCTGCTGGCGGCGCGGTTCGAGTAGGGGTGGGGTGGGGGCTGGGCCGAGGGCCGTGTGGCTGCTTCCCGTAAGGGTTCGGTGACCCGTCGTAAGAGGTGCTTCGGGGCTCCGGGGTCTCCTTCGGTACGACCGTACGATGGACGAGGTCCAGTGCCGTATCTAGGAGGATGACCGTGGCGGACGAGCTCGAGCCGGCGATCCCGGAGACCGAGGCGACCGAAGCCGAGGAGCCGATCAAGCAGCGCAAGAACGGCCTGTACCCGGGCGTGTCCGACGAGCTGGCCGAGAGCATGAAGTCGGGCTGGGCCGACACCGAGCTGCACGGCCTGGAGCCGATCGCCCAGGCCGCCGAGACCGCCGCCCGCCGCGCCGCGCTCTCCGCGCGCTTCCCGGGCGACCGCCTGGTGATCCCCTCGGGCAACCTGAAGACCCGCTCGAACGACACCGAGTACCCCTTCCGGGCATCGGTCGAGTACGCGTACCTCACCGGCAACCAGACGGAGGACGGCGTCCTGGTCCTGGAGCCGACCGGCGCCGAGGGCCACCGGGCGACGATCTACCTGCTGCCGCGCTCCGACCGGGAGAACGGCGAGTTCTGGCTCTCCGGCCAGGGCGAGCTGTGGGTCGGCCGCCGCCACTCGCTCACCGAGTCGGCGGAGCTGTACGGCATCCCCGCCGCCGACGTCCGCGAACTCGCCGACAAGCTGCGCGAGGCCACCGGCCCGGTGCGGGTCGTACGCGGTCACGACGCCGGCGTCGAGGCCGCCCTCAACGACAAGGTCACCGCCGAGCGCGACGACGAGCTGCGGGTCTTCCTCTCCGAGGCACGGCTGGTCAAGGACACGTTCGAGATCGGCGAGCTGCAGAAGGCGGTCGACTCGACCGTGCGCGGCTTCGAGGACGTCGTACGTGTGCTGGACAAGGCCGAGGCGACGTCGGAGCGCTACATCGAGGGCACGTTCTTCCTGCGCGCCCGCGTCGAGGGCAACGATGTCGGCTACGGCTCCATCTGCGCCGCCGGCCCGCACGCCACCACGCTGCACTGGGTCCGCAACGACGGCCCCGTCCGCTCCGGCGACCTGCTCCTGCTGGACGCGGGCGTCGAGACGCACACGTACTACACGGCCGACGTCACCCGCACCCTGCCGATCGACGGCACGTTCACCGAGATCCAGAAGAAGATCTACGACGCGGTGTACGACGCCCAGGAGGCCGGGATCGCCGCCGTGCGGCCCGGCGGCAAGTACCGCGACTTCCACGACGCCGCGCAGCACGTGCTGGCCGAGCGGCTGGTCGAGTGGGGGCTCGTCGAGGGCCCCGTGGAGCGTGTCCTGGAGCTGGGCCTCCAGCGGCGCTGGACCCTCCACGGCACGGGTCACATGCTCGGCATGGACGTCCACGACTGCGCCGCCGCGCGCGTGGAGTCGTATGTCGACGGGACGTTGGAGCCGGGGATGGTGCTGACCGTGGAGCCCGGTCTCTACTTCCAGGCCGACGATCTCACCGTGCCCGAGGAGTACCGGGGCATCGGGGTGCGGATCGAGGACGACATCCTGGTGACGGAGGAGGGGAACCGCAACCTGAGCGCCGCGCTGCCTCGGCGGTCCGGGGAGGTCGAGGTGTGGATGGGTTCACTGCGGGGTGCGCGGGGTTGAGGCGGGCCGTGTTCGGCCGCGGGTGAGTGGGGGTTGCTCGCGCAGTTCCCCGCGCCCCTGAAAAGCAGGGGCTGCGCCCCTTGGCTTTTCGGCCCGAAAGGGCCGCAGGCCCGTCAGGGTCTGCGGCCCTTTCAGGGCGCGGGGAACTGCGCGAGAAGCCCCACGCACCCGCAGTCGCCGACGCACCCGCACCCCCGAGCCACTAGGCGCCCGGCCCCCGCGAAGCACCCGGCAGCGCGTCCACGAACAGCGCGCCCGCCAGCAGTGATCCGCTCCCCCGGGGACTCCACCCCCGCTCCTGGACATCCGTGTCGAGCGCGGTCAGCGCCTCCCGCCCCGCATCCGTCGTCGTACCGCCCGCGTCGATCACGGCCCGCGCCCCGGCCTGCACATGCCGCAGCCCGTGCGGGCCCGCGGTGTAGAGCAACTCGGTGTCCTGGAGCGTCGACATGACCGTCAGCAGGGCGTCGAGGCGGGCGTACGGCTCCGGTGTCCCCGCCGTGCGGGCCTTGGCGAGGACGTCCAACGCCCGCCGTACATGGGGCAATCCGGCGCGGGCCTCGCCCCGGGCGCCGGCCGCCCCGTACTTGGCGGAGACCGAGGAGCCCCGGGAAGGGCGCCGGGGCGCGCGCCGGTCGGGATACGCGGCGATCTTCTTTGCGGTGGCGGCGAGTTCACGCCCGCGCGCGCCGGGGTCCATGGCCGCCGCGGCGACCAGGAGGCCCAGCACCCAGGTGGCGCCCCGGTGTCCGCCCCCGGCGAGTTGCATGGAGTGTTCGGTGCAGCGCCCGATCGCGCCTAGTTCCGCGCGGAGTTCGGGCGTCGCCGTACCGTTGCGGCGAGCGCAGGCCGCCATCGCCGCGAGGCCGGGCACCAGTGACTTCGCCGACCAGCGCAGGGCGCGGTGGTCCTGTCGCGTCGCGCGAGCGCCGAGGTCGCGCGGGTCGGGCAGGCCGGGCTTGGGCGTCAGTTCCAACTGCCAGGTGAGCGCGGCCACCGCGGCCCGCGCCAGCGTCTCGTCCTCGCGGCTGCTCATGGGCGAACCCTACGAGGCCGACGCGGAGTCGGAGGCGCTGTCGGTGGCACCGCTGGTCGCGCTGTCGGTCGGGGCATCCGCCGGGGGCTCGCCGGACGGGGGAGTGCCGCCCTCGCCGCCACCGCCGGCGCCGCTGTTCTCGGCGTCGGGGTCGATGCCGAGGGTGAGGAAACCCTTGCAACCGCGCGCCGGGTTGGCCTTCTTCACGGCCTTCAGGGTGAGCAGACCGCTGGAGGCGCCGCCGCCGTAGACCATGTCGTCGTCGAAGAAGAACTGGCCGGTGTAGTTGACCTTGCCGCCCTCGTAGGTGCCGTCCTCCTTCTCGCCACCGGTGTGCACCTTCACATGGATGTGGCAGGTGCGCGGGGTGTACCAACCGGGGAATACGGTCTCGAACTTGACCACCCCGTTCGCGTTCGCGATCTGGTAACCGCGGAGACAGGTGGCGTCGTCGGCGGTCGAGTCGTCCTCGCTCTCGGCGGGCGCCGAACCGCCGGGAATCGCGGTGGTGCAGCCGGAGTAGTGGCCCCAGGCGTCGCAGTGCCAGATCTCCACTGCCGCGCCGGGGACCGGGGTGCAGCAGTCGGTGGCGTCCACGACCGTGAGGCGCAGGGTCAGCGGAACACCGCTCTCGCCTTCGGTGATGTTCTTCCGGACCAGGGCGCCGTCCAGGCAGTACGGGCCCTCGGTGACGCTCGACATCAGCGTCATGCACTCGCCACCGGTGCTCGTGGCCTCCGCCGTGGCCGTCGCCTCGACGGTGCCGGTCGCCTCGTCCGCGAACGCCGACTGGTACCCGGCCACCGCCAGCCCACCGGCGGCGACCGTCCCTCCGGTCACCGCGAGAGCACGGCGCCGAGTGATCGTTTTGCTTTTGTGGATTCCCGTCACGCCAAGGAAGTTAGGGACGCAGTCCGTCAGGGGGCTGAGGTGTGGCTGTGAGGGGGCTGAGAGTGCCGAGAAGGCTGAAGTCGGATTCCCGCGAGGAGGACGAACAGCTCGACCATGACGGAGAGTGACCAAAGGCGGGATGCCGAGCCCGGCCGTCCAGTCCCGGCCGAGCAGGACTCCACCGCGGCGCGCGATCCTCGATTCCGTTCAGCCCTCACGCTCTTCGGGAAGCTCAACTACGCCATTTACAGTAGGAGCTGACGAGGCATCGGATCAGATTCCGGCAAAATTCGAGTAAAAATCTGCGGACC of Streptomyces phaeolivaceus contains these proteins:
- a CDS encoding bifunctional DNA primase/polymerase, whose amino-acid sequence is MREIPGKRRRLLSKRNGGRPELLEQALTFATEWQWPVLPGVAPDPQGRARCGCPDPECVVPGAHPFDPPLLAATTDERMVRWWWTNRPTAPIVLATGAAAPCAVSLPALAASRALAALDRTGMRLGPVVAAPHRWAILVAPYSMEQLGELLYAKDFVPGSLRFHSEGGYLALPPSETGHGQIRWERAPLPGSAAPWVPDVEAVVDAVVDALTRTGVSAPEF
- a CDS encoding PP2C family protein-serine/threonine phosphatase: MLDIPSRVRVHVERLLAAQNDMGVCDAFEQYAPVGKPDTMNAPHPPKVAGIDSTVPSPAHTVAPAPAAPDAPTAPSATGPGTAPGAVLQDRLAGWVSDLTTLHELTERLARTDSLDSALKETLHAGAALVGARRGLLVLEPGDGLGPDTTIGLGLGRADLGHIETVPRSSLPYGRILDGLPGGDGEIAQPDLFAEDGLDPRHREVAARLGYAASYALPLSPEGAGRLGAAVWLYDEPAEPVERQRHLVGLYARYAAEHLARLVEVERTRACMATIAEELLPSRLPRVAGVQLAARHRTGPRGGGDWYDALPLPDAALGLAVGSVTGSGPSAIAAMGRLRASLRAYAVMEGEDPVAVLSDLELLLRLTEPARSATALFAYVEPALRKITLAGAGHSPPLVIGERRTEFVETSLSAPLGMLACWEAPSVELTAAPGETVLLYTDGLLQRTGDPVDRAFARLHAAAAGVPRALRTDPGALADHILRTVLPNRLDEADDTEDVVLLAARFE
- a CDS encoding aminopeptidase P family protein; this encodes MTVADELEPAIPETEATEAEEPIKQRKNGLYPGVSDELAESMKSGWADTELHGLEPIAQAAETAARRAALSARFPGDRLVIPSGNLKTRSNDTEYPFRASVEYAYLTGNQTEDGVLVLEPTGAEGHRATIYLLPRSDRENGEFWLSGQGELWVGRRHSLTESAELYGIPAADVRELADKLREATGPVRVVRGHDAGVEAALNDKVTAERDDELRVFLSEARLVKDTFEIGELQKAVDSTVRGFEDVVRVLDKAEATSERYIEGTFFLRARVEGNDVGYGSICAAGPHATTLHWVRNDGPVRSGDLLLLDAGVETHTYYTADVTRTLPIDGTFTEIQKKIYDAVYDAQEAGIAAVRPGGKYRDFHDAAQHVLAERLVEWGLVEGPVERVLELGLQRRWTLHGTGHMLGMDVHDCAAARVESYVDGTLEPGMVLTVEPGLYFQADDLTVPEEYRGIGVRIEDDILVTEEGNRNLSAALPRRSGEVEVWMGSLRGARG
- a CDS encoding triphosphoribosyl-dephospho-CoA synthase, coding for MSSREDETLARAAVAALTWQLELTPKPGLPDPRDLGARATRQDHRALRWSAKSLVPGLAAMAACARRNGTATPELRAELGAIGRCTEHSMQLAGGGHRGATWVLGLLVAAAAMDPGARGRELAATAKKIAAYPDRRAPRRPSRGSSVSAKYGAAGARGEARAGLPHVRRALDVLAKARTAGTPEPYARLDALLTVMSTLQDTELLYTAGPHGLRHVQAGARAVIDAGGTTTDAGREALTALDTDVQERGWSPRGSGSLLAGALFVDALPGASRGPGA
- a CDS encoding intradiol ring-cleavage dioxygenase, which gives rise to MTGGTVAAGGLAVAGYQSAFADEATGTVEATATAEATSTGGECMTLMSSVTEGPYCLDGALVRKNITEGESGVPLTLRLTVVDATDCCTPVPGAAVEIWHCDAWGHYSGCTTAIPGGSAPAESEDDSTADDATCLRGYQIANANGVVKFETVFPGWYTPRTCHIHVKVHTGGEKEDGTYEGGKVNYTGQFFFDDDMVYGGGASSGLLTLKAVKKANPARGCKGFLTLGIDPDAENSGAGGGGEGGTPPSGEPPADAPTDSATSGATDSASDSASAS